The bacterium genome has a window encoding:
- a CDS encoding UDP-N-acetylmuramate--L-alanine ligase, giving the protein MFRNTRHVHLVAIGGIGMSGIAEILLNLGFRVSGSDLLDSTATERLRKRGATIHVGHREEQVRGADVVVYSSAVSETNPEITAARRDGIPVIRRAEMLAELMRLKYGIAVAGSHGKTTTTSLVAEVLAAGGLDPTVLVGGRALTTGANAILGRGEYLVAEADESDGSFLQLVPAIAVVTNMDLEHVDYYPDLAALRAAFAVFLAKVPFYGACILCGDDPEVRALIPGLDRKVITYGLNPGADVRGVPDDERAMSATVLVGEREMGRLQLRLAGRHNLSNALAAVAVGMELGVPFGQTAQALAGFAGVGRRYEDRGEHGGVLVVDDYGHHPTELAATLRVARTSGRRVVVLFQPHRFTRTRHFHAQFAAALAAADHVGLLPVYAASEEPLVGVDSGLIAGAMARLGFAAVDLLEGADAIDRWLDDRLEPGDLLVTLGAGDIGRRVAGICGHLDGRSDR; this is encoded by the coding sequence GTGTTCCGTAACACGCGACACGTACATCTGGTGGCCATCGGCGGCATCGGCATGAGCGGCATCGCGGAGATCCTGCTCAACCTGGGCTTCCGGGTCAGCGGCAGCGATCTGCTCGACTCCACGGCGACGGAGAGGCTCCGCAAGCGGGGCGCGACGATCCACGTGGGCCACCGGGAGGAACAGGTGCGGGGAGCCGACGTCGTGGTCTATTCCTCCGCCGTGTCCGAGACGAATCCGGAGATCACCGCGGCGCGCCGCGACGGCATCCCGGTGATCCGCCGGGCCGAGATGCTCGCCGAGCTCATGCGCCTCAAGTACGGCATCGCCGTGGCGGGCTCGCACGGCAAGACCACCACGACCTCGCTGGTCGCGGAGGTGCTGGCGGCCGGCGGGCTGGATCCCACCGTGCTCGTGGGCGGACGGGCCCTGACCACCGGTGCGAACGCCATCCTGGGCCGGGGGGAATACCTGGTGGCGGAGGCCGACGAGAGCGACGGCTCCTTCCTGCAGCTGGTGCCGGCCATCGCCGTGGTCACGAACATGGATCTGGAACACGTGGACTACTATCCCGATCTCGCGGCCCTGCGCGCCGCCTTCGCGGTTTTTCTGGCGAAGGTCCCCTTCTACGGCGCCTGCATTCTGTGCGGGGACGATCCCGAGGTGCGCGCCCTGATCCCCGGTCTCGACCGCAAGGTGATCACCTACGGCCTGAACCCCGGGGCGGACGTCCGCGGCGTACCCGATGATGAGCGGGCGATGTCGGCCACGGTGCTCGTGGGCGAACGCGAGATGGGACGCCTCCAGTTGCGGCTCGCCGGGCGGCACAACCTGTCCAACGCCCTCGCCGCGGTCGCCGTGGGCATGGAACTGGGGGTCCCCTTCGGCCAGACCGCGCAGGCGCTCGCCGGTTTCGCCGGCGTGGGACGCCGCTACGAAGACCGCGGCGAGCACGGCGGCGTGCTGGTGGTGGACGACTACGGCCATCATCCCACCGAACTGGCGGCGACGTTGCGGGTGGCCCGCACGTCGGGCCGCCGCGTGGTGGTCCTCTTCCAGCCGCACCGTTTCACCCGGACACGGCATTTCCACGCACAGTTCGCCGCGGCCCTGGCGGCGGCCGATCACGTGGGCCTGTTGCCGGTCTACGCCGCCAGCGAGGAGCCGCTCGTCGGCGTCGACAGCGGTCTCATCGCCGGAGCCATGGCGCGTCTGGGCTTCGCGGCTGTGGATTTGCTGGAGGGCGCGGACGCGATCGACCGCTGGCTCGACGACCGCCTGGAGCCCGGCGACCTGCTGGTGACCCTGGGCGCCGGCGACATCGGCCGCCGCGTGGCCGGGATCTGCGGGCATCTGGACGGGAGGTCGGACAGGTGA
- the murG gene encoding undecaprenyldiphospho-muramoylpentapeptide beta-N-acetylglucosaminyltransferase produces the protein MLTSDRQARCEPSDEPLRLMITGGGTGGHVYPGLAVAEALRRLEPASRILFVGTRAGIEAELVPRAGFEIAYVRASGFRGLGARARLRFLWNSASGFWGSLRAIRRFRPDVVLGTGGYVSLPVAAAARLLGVPLALQEQNAVPGSTNRLLGRWARRVYLGFAEAAVHFRSGLTQDTGNPVREAFLTALPGAGEAGRAVGAGRPFRLLVFGGSRGARTLNRAAVAAARDWTRSPDMQIRLQTGRDDLDSVARAYEAADHVVVAPYIDDMPEALAWADLVVSRAGAMTLAELAAAGKPAVLVPFPHATDNHQLRNAKAREEAGAAFLLLDELCDGGSLAGVVAGLRGDPAGLSDMADASRALARPDAAMKIATDLMRLSGRLPARGGASVP, from the coding sequence GTGTTGACATCCGACCGGCAGGCGCGCTGCGAACCGAGCGACGAGCCCCTGCGCCTGATGATCACCGGCGGGGGCACGGGGGGCCATGTCTATCCGGGTCTGGCCGTGGCGGAAGCCCTGCGGCGCCTGGAGCCGGCGTCACGGATTCTGTTCGTCGGTACGCGCGCGGGCATCGAGGCGGAGCTGGTTCCCCGGGCCGGTTTCGAGATCGCGTACGTCAGGGCGTCGGGCTTCCGCGGTCTCGGTGCGAGGGCGCGTCTGCGCTTCCTGTGGAACTCGGCGTCTGGTTTCTGGGGGAGCCTTCGTGCGATCCGCCGGTTTCGGCCCGACGTCGTGCTCGGCACCGGCGGCTACGTCAGCCTGCCCGTGGCGGCGGCCGCACGCCTGCTGGGCGTGCCCCTGGCGCTCCAGGAGCAGAATGCCGTGCCGGGCAGCACCAACAGGTTGCTCGGACGCTGGGCCCGGCGCGTCTATCTTGGCTTCGCCGAGGCGGCCGTCCATTTCCGGTCCGGCCTGACGCAGGATACGGGCAACCCGGTCAGGGAGGCCTTCCTCACCGCACTACCCGGCGCCGGCGAAGCGGGCCGCGCCGTCGGTGCGGGGAGGCCGTTCAGGCTGCTGGTCTTCGGGGGCAGCCGTGGCGCGCGCACGCTCAATCGCGCCGCCGTCGCAGCCGCGCGCGACTGGACGCGGAGCCCGGACATGCAGATCCGTCTGCAGACCGGCCGGGACGATCTCGATTCGGTGGCCCGGGCCTATGAGGCTGCGGATCACGTGGTCGTGGCGCCGTACATCGACGATATGCCGGAGGCGCTGGCCTGGGCGGATCTGGTGGTGAGCAGGGCGGGTGCCATGACCCTGGCGGAGCTGGCCGCGGCCGGCAAGCCTGCGGTGCTGGTGCCCTTTCCCCACGCCACGGACAACCATCAGCTGCGCAATGCGAAGGCGCGCGAGGAGGCCGGCGCCGCCTTCCTGCTGCTGGACGAACTGTGCGACGGCGGTTCGCTCGCCGGTGTCGTCGCCGGGTTGCGCGGCGATCCCGCCGGCCTGTCGGACATGGCCGACGCCAGCCGCGCCCTGGCGCGACCCGACGCGGCCATGAAGATCGCCACGGACCTGATGAGGCTGAGCGGACGGTTGCCCGCTCGTGGAGGCGCAAGTGTTCCGTAA